Proteins encoded in a region of the Bombyx mori chromosome 21, ASM3026992v2 genome:
- the LOC101738553 gene encoding fibrillin-1 isoform X1 — MGDGAKMSYWRLLVAAALLASVAGDPRTPRGTTRPRHWQRGQRMLDDRAPSQFVGSHVCRSRNSTHCCPGWTSRPNSLLCIVPLCRPDCGSPGACIAPNICRCPGGVEAPSCGNGGLYPYPVRTQGGCRRICMNGGTCTNGTCACAPGWSGEFCTEPICKEPCLHGGRCIAPDRCVCFHGLSGPRCEIDRRTGPCYTETRGALCTGALEGVVCTRQLCCATVGRAWGHPCERCSDLDCPVGHLRNLATKECQDIDECAAVPGLCSGGRCINSIGSFSCECPPGQRRHPLSNNCEDIDECEDPDICPNGKCVNTEGDYYCLCNPHFIPSPDKKFCIDGRVGSCYAYLSETGECADRLPVALSNRDCCCGYNMGRAWGDLCTPCPPRGATEWTHLCGGGAIPPNWRRNVTGGGGGGGIGGGGQGGEGGGSSGGGEDGDGGGGTFAPPSIAKINECMLRNGICGLGNCIDKDVGYTCECWAGAEVAEIDGNRVCIDIDECALEYCKGGTCINRPGDFECRCPPGFDPVENGLRCSDKNECEMTNGGMCTNGICKNIDGGFECICKPGYESGSEGALCRDVDECRDNPRVCRRGRCRNTAGSYTCLCEPGFAPTAAGYCADVDECAADSMCKGGRCVNSEGSFQCVCEAGYRPTATRGACVDVDECEEQRVCRNGRCHNTPGSFRCECLPGFTLSNDGRTCLDEVQDLCYEKYEEGHCTGPGQNAVTRSQCCCSATKGLKLGWGVSCQACPAQGSELYAVLCPEGPSKDNGGADINECTAVPGACPHGSCENLEPGYRCICDPGYHPDADGLCRDIDECDMHQSYCAGGQCRNTAGSFTCVCPEGTRHEPELQLCRDIDECEGETETHYIESDYERGDIPPTFPTRTELASPCDNGRCINTHGGFECECELGYVLDATAQRCLDNRRGSCWRRVVDGQCEAAAPELLLRQECCCSVGLAWGSPCAPCDPDHCPCPKGFAKLDGATCRDVDECALSAELCAGGTCVNTDGSYRCDCPPGLTLDSTGNRCVDRRRESCYTEMTGGRCSGPLPTDVLRAVCCCSALGKAWGNQRCEPCPKKGTDAYQNLCIAVGTLLPPNQWDRPIDGNMTDIWSQVGGDENGDGYGKQWGENGSDGGWDTWGNGTVGGNGPGLIPGQMEVNECAAFPGLCGHGRCRNLLGGFTCDCFPGYEKDSKNHTCVDVNECEIVDGVCGDGDCHNTEGSFTCHCRPGYKADDFSKICVDIDECADNDALCRGGRCVNTAGSFRCECGHGMELAPDRLSCKDIDECSITSGICSNGACENQMGTYQCVCDEGYAQSTVKSHCDDIDECAEDAARCQHSCVNTPGSYHCTCREGWHLRADGRSCRDIDECAGGARPCGGGQCRNTVGSYTCTCTDGLVPSAAGAKPTCQDIDECADIPELCGAGSCHNTIGSFVCQCPDGYSVKPEQGPACTDDDECELGTCDCHPAADCINLPGSFQCRCRDGWRGDGATCEDVDECLTNNGGCHPRATCANTDGSFRCLCDTGYKGDGYSCVDIDECANDPTLCENGHCSNTPGGYECDCDVGFTRAADGRSCLDMDECATFDNVCVFGRCVNTYGMFKCICDKGYQSDSVDDLMPGFNCTDVDECKSPQSCQYGQCINTQGSYTCRCPPNYELVSDGTACYDSRKARCYGKVDLRSGTETCRDSDELSEDGTMAACCCSVGAAWGNYCDPCPEPGSEAYRQLCPGGPGYQPVLEPPSYVVTLADIDECAAHEGLCAHGTCTNTFGSFVCTCGAGWSLAPDELSCEDDDECERPDVCGPGVCRNLPGSYVCLCPEGYVAMPNGKECVDVRQRQCYMEWNEEDQSCAGAVGVPQTKYLCCCSVGHAWGAPCEACPPRGSPAHTALCGEKPGEYINPVTNETKPIDECDIMPQLCKPGTCHDTPTGFQCGCDHGYEHDNTSHLCRDVDECSWGRPPCRGMAQCVNLPGAFECRCPPGYRLTPSLDECEDVDECGDQRICDHGDCRNTIGSYRCECKPGYTLRENVCRDVDECSRPRPVCRNGTCENLPGAYLCHCDDGFKAGPNNDCVDVNECREGGMVCRNGRCRNTVGSFRCECAPGYTLTADGRNCRDVDECDELPHPCGRDGNPSCTNTNGGYECSCGAGWKLVGRRCVDRDECKELPYVCAGGECRNFNGGYVCECPAGWRFDKTAAVCVDERKELCYDEWEAGRCHRARPLQLARPECCCSEGAAWGRYCERCPAPDSAEFMRICQGGMGRPNLTQDLDECRVRPDVCVGGRCVNTDGSFRCECPDGYVLAPDGLSCVDADECALDPRICGNGTCSNTRGGYECQCSPGFTQGPDQTCVDVDECAEGRASCTFRCHNTAGSFRCTCPYGYAVAADGVHCRDIDECVQEPRVCPHACENVVGSYICKCPEGYRRTSAPQDSENACEDINECEEQEDLCSGGVCINTDGSFLCDCDAGFEPSEDGTDCIDRRTGTCYRSLVSGRCEPEPWPRAAPATSAAPAASPGPPAPGHVTKAQCCCTLGAAWGSECELCPAPGSPARLDLCTAVNLTPGGQGGHGGGGGSGGSHGGSGGSLDVFADVDECAAIPGLCAPGRCVNTIGSFRCVCGPGYRPAGEVCADVDECAVRPPPCDQLCHNTDGSYDCLCRTGYELDEDGANCRDVDECERDTHTCQQICSNTEGSYECSCEDGYEKRGDACVDINECHEEGVCPSPGRCVNLLGSFRCVCPRGYRLDAEGARCVDRDECAQTGRCQAPCRNYAGGYRCDCPVGTVRSPSGACVPADPCSNAECGASPCFPVGGVYRCGCPPGYGWDASHAVCLQLGGGCATANCLFGCRSLGSSFECGCPGGYALVAGHCLAGADGSLSPDDIGDAPVFPLHDQYKLGGQQDLISTEGCFSCKVNGRHRRTPDEAVIYANGTTLMRKRKRRSRSRRSVLEPEAELVVVRSRPERTWARAPLLRLTPAAPRPRPHYRIAYGDPDRLFTLSKRDGAWALRLRKQLPRDAELRAQLEIEARFVSPRRMRRDVTSSQPPVRLYVSVDISPDHKH; from the exons CGATATGTAAGGAGCCATGTTTGCACGGCGGCCGCTGTATTGCGCCGGACAGATGCGTGTGTTTCCACGGTCTCTCCGGTCCGAGATGCGAGATCGATAGGAGAACAG GTCCGTGCTACACGGAGACGCGTGGCGCGCTGTGCACGGGCGCGCTGGAGGGCGTGGTATGTACGCGGCAGCTCTGCTGTGCCACGGTCGGCCGCGCCTGGGGACACCCCTGCGAGAGGTGCTCCGACCTCGACTGTCCAGTGGGACACCTGCGGAACCTCGCTACCAAGGAGTGCCAG GACATAGACGAGTGCGCAGCTGTACCGGGCTTGTGTTCAGGGGGCCGTTGCATCAACTCCATAGGGTCATTCTCATGCGAATGTCCGCCAGGACAGCGCCGGCATCCCCTCTCCAACAACTGCGAAGACATCGACGAATGCGAGGATCCCGATATTTGTCCT AATGGCAAATGTGTGAACACGGAAGGAGATTACTACTGTCTTTGCAACCCCCACTTCATTCCTAGTCCTGACAAGAAATTCTGTATTG ACGGGCGAGTGGGCAGCTGCTACGCGTACCTGAGCGAGACGGGTGAGTGCGCGGACCGGCTGCCGGTGGCGCTGTCCAACCGCGACTGCTGCTGCGGGTACAACATGGGCCGCGCCTGGGGCGACCTCTGCACGCCGTGCCCGCCGCGCGGCGCCA CTGAATGGACGCATCTGTGTGGTGGTGGTGCTATCCCTCCGAACTGGAGGAGGAACGTGACAGGAGGAGGTGGAGGTGGTGGCATTGGTGGGGGAGGACAGGGTGGGGAAGGGGGAGGCTCATCTGGAGGCGGAGAAGATGGTGACGGCGGAGGAGGAACATTCGCGCCTCCATCCATAGCGAAGATCAACGAGTGCATGCTAAGAAACGGTATCTGCGGATTGGGAAATTGTATTGATAAGGATGTCGG GTACACCTGCGAGTGCTGGGCCGGCGCGGAGGTGGCAGAGATCGACGGGAACCGCGTCTGCATCGACATCGACGAGTGCGCCCTCGAGTACTGCAAGGGGGGGACGTGCATCAACCGACCGGGGGACTTCGAGTGCAG GTGTCCTCCGGGCTTCGACCCCGTTGAAAACGGTTTGAGATGCAGCGACAAGAACGAATGTGAGATGACCAACGGAGGAATGTGCACCAACGGAATCTGCAAGAATATAGATGGAGG GTTCGAGTGCATCTGCAAGCCCGGGTACGAGTCGGGCTCGGAGGGCGCGCTGTGCCGCGACGTGGACGAGTGCCGCGACAACCCGCGCGTGTGCCGCCGCGGCCGCTGTCGCAACACCGCCGGCTCCTACACGTGCCTGTGCGAGCCCGGCTTCGCCCCCACAGCGGCCGGCTACTGCGCCGACGTGGACGAGTGCGCCGCCGACTCCATGTGCAAG GGCGGGCGCTGCGTGAACAGCGAGGGCTCGTTCCAATGCGTGTGCGAAGCGGGGTACCGGCCCACCGCCACCCGCGGCGCCTGCGTGGACGTGGACGAGTGCGAGGAGCAGCGCGTCTGCCGCAACGGCCGCTGCCACAACACGCCCGGCTCCTTCCGCTGCGAGTGCCTGCCCGGCTTCACGCTCAGCAACGACGGCAGGACGTGTCTAG ATGAGGTTCAAGACTTATGTTACGAGAAATACGAAGAGGGCCACTGCACGGGGCCGGGACAGAACGCGGTCACCAGGTCGCAGTGCTGCTGCAGCGCCACTAAAG GTCTAAAGCTAGGCTGGGGCGTGTCGTGCCAGGCGTGCCCGGCGCAGGGCAGCGAGCTGTACGCGGTGCTGTGCCCCGAGGGACCCAGCAAGGACAACGGCGGCGCCGACATCAACGAGTGCACCGCGGTGCCCGGCGCCTGCCCGCACGGCTCCTGCGAGAACCTGGAGCCCGGCTACCGATGCATCTGCGACCCCGGCTACCATCCAGACGCGGACGGACTGTGCCGGGACATCGACGAGTGCGATATGCACCAATCC TACTGCGCGGGCGGCCAGTGCCGCAACACGGCGGGCAGCTTCACGTGCGTGTGTCCCGAGGGCACGCGCCACGAGCCCGAGCTGCAGCTGTGTCGGGACATCGACGAGTGCGAGGGTGAGACTGAGACACATTACATCGAGTCCGACTATGAGCGCGGCGACATACCCCCCACCTTCCCGACGAGGACAG AGCTGGCGAGCCCGTGCGACAACGGACGCTGCATCAACACGCACGGCGGCTTCGAGTGCGAGTGCGAGCTGGGCTACGTGCTGGACGCCACCGCGCAGCGTTGTCTGG ACAACCGGCGCGGCTCGTGCTGGCGCCGCGTGGTGGACGGACAGTGCGAGGCCGCCGCGCCAGAGCTACTCCTGCGCCAGGAGTGCTGCTGCAGCGTGGGGCTGGCCTGGGGCTCGCCCTGTGCGCCGTGCGATCCCGACCACTGCCCCTGCCCCAAGGGATTCGCCAAG CTGGACGGCGCCACGTGCCGCGACGTGGACGAGTGCGCGCTGAGTGCGGAGCTGTGCGCGGGCGGCACGTGCGTCAACACGGACGGCTCCTACCGCTGCGACTGCCCGCCCGGACTCACGCTGGACTCCACCG GTAACCGCTGCGTGGACCGGCGGCGCGAGTCCTGCTACACGGAGATGACGGGCGGGCGCTGCTCGGGCCCTCTACCCACCGACGTGCTGCGGGCCGTGTGCTGCTGTTCAGCCCTGGGCAAGGCCTGGGGGAACCAGCGCTGCGAGCCCTGCCCTAAGAAAG GAACGGATGCCTATCAAAACCTGTGCATAGCAGTGGGCACTCTGCTACCGCCGAACCAGTGGGACAGACCGATCGACGGCAACATGACCGACATCTGGTCACAGGTCGGAGGAGACGAGAACGGGGACGGGTATGGGAAACAGTGGGGTGAGAATGGTAGCGACGGAGGTTGGGATACCTGGGGGAACGGAACCGTTGGAGGAAACGGACCGGGACTGATCCCCGGACAGATGGAAGTTAACGAGTGTGCAGCTTTCCCTGGACTCTGCGGCCATGGACGCTGTAGAAACCTGCTTGGCGGGTTCACTTGTGATTGTTTCCCTGGATACGAAAAG GATTCAAAGAACCACACGTGCGTGGACGTGAACGAGTGTGAGATCGTGGACGGCGTGTGTGGTGACGGCGACTGTCACAACACTGAAGGCAGCTTCACCTGCCACTGCCGTCCTGGGTACAAGGCGGACGACTTCTCCAAGATATGTGTCG ACATAGACGAGTGCGCGGACAACGACGCGTTGTGTCGCGGCGGCCGCTGCGTCAACACGGCGGGCTCGTTCCGCTGCGAGTGCGGCCACGGCATGGAGCTGGCGCCCGACAGACTCTCCTGCAAGGACATCGACGAGTGCTCCATCACCTCAG GTATCTGCAGCAACGGCGCGTGCGAGAACCAGATGGGCACGTACCAGTGCGTGTGCGACGAGGGCTACGCGCAGTCCACCGTGAAGTCGCACTGCGACGACATCGACGAGTGCGCCGAGGACGCCGCGCGCTGCCAGCACTCCTGCGTCAACACGCCCGGCTCCTACCACTGCACCTGCCG CGAGGGCTGGCACCTGCGCGCGGACGGGCGCTCGTGCCGCGACATCGACGAGTGCGCGGGCGGCGCGCGGCCCTGCGGCGGCGGACAGTGCCGCAACACGGTCGGCTCCTACACCTGCACCTGCACGGACGGGCTGGTGCCGTCGGCCGCCGGCGCCAAGCCCACCTGCCAGGACATCGACGAGTGCGCAGAC ATACCGGAGCTGTGCGGTGCCGGGTCGTGCCACAACACGATCGGCTCGTTCGTGTGCCAGTGTCCGGATGGGTACAGCGTGAAGCCGGAGCAGGGACCCGCCTGCACCGACGACGACGAGTGCGAGCTGGGCACCTGCGACTGCCACCCCGCCGCCGACTGCATCAACCTACCG GGCTCGTTCCAGTGCCGGTGTCGGGACGGGTGGCGCGGGGACGGCGCCACGTGCGAGGACGTCGACGAGTGCCTCACCAACAACGGCGGCTGCCACCCGCGGGCCACCTGCGCCAACACGGACGGCTCCTTCCGCTGCCTCTGCGACACCGGCTACAAGGGAGACGG GTACTCGTGCGTGGACATCGATGAGTGCGCCAACGACCCCACGCTGTGCGAGAACGGGCACTGCAGCAACACGCCGGGCGGCTACGAGTGCGACTGCGACGTGGGCTTCACGCGCGCCGCCGACGGACGCTCGTGTCTGG ACATGGACGAGTGCGCCACGTTCGACAACGTTTGCGTATTCGGGCGTTGCGTGAACACGTACGGCATGTTCAAATGTATCTGCGACAAGGGGTACCAATCGGACAGCGTCGACGATC TGATGCCCGGCTTCAACTGCACGGACGTGGACGAGTGCAAGTCGCCGCAGTCGTGCCAGTACGGGCAGTGCATCAACACGCAGGGCTCCTACACGTGCCGCTGTCCGCCCAACTACGAGCTGGTCTCCGACGGCACGGCCTGCTACG ATTCCCGTAAGGCCCGTTGCTACGGTAAAGTGGATCTGCGCTCCGGGACGGAGACATGCCGGGACAGCGATGAGCTCTCCGAGGACGGAACCATGGCCGCCTGTTGCTGTTCCGTCG GAGCGGCGTGGGGCAACTACTGCGACCCGTGTCCGGAGCCGGGCTCTGAGGCCTACCGCCAGCTGTGTCCTGGGGGACCGGGGTACCAGCCGGTACTAGAACCG CCGTCGTACGTGGTGACGCTGGCCGACATCGACGAGTGCGCCGCGCACGAGGGCCTGTGCGCGCACGGCACGTGCACCAACACGTTCGGCTCGTTCGTGTGCACGTGCGGCGCGGGCTGGAGTCTGGCGCCCGACGAGCTGAGCTGCGAGGACGACGACGAGTGCGAGCGCCCCGACGTGTGCGGGCCCGGGGTCTGCCGCAACCTGCCCGGCTCCTACGTGTGTCTGTGCCCAGAGGGATACGTCGCCATGCCCAACGGAA AGGAATGCGTGGACGTGAGACAACGACAATGCTACATGGAGTGGAACGAGGAGGACCAGAGCTGTGCGGGGGCGGTGGGAGTCCCGCAGACCAAGTACTTGTGCTGCTGCTCTGTGGGGCACGCCTGGGGAGCGCCGTGCGAGGCGTGTCCCCCGCGGGGGTCCCCGGCACACACGGCCCTGTGCGGCGAGAAGCCAGGGGAGTACATCAACCCTGTCACCAATGAGACGAAGCCCATCGACGAGTGCGACATCATGCCGCAGCTCTGCAAGCCTGGTACCTGCCACGACACGCCCACTGGGTTCCAGTGCGGATGTGATCATGG GTACGAGCACGACAACACATCGCACCTGTGCCGGGACGTGGACGAGTGCTCGTGGGGCCGGCCGCCCTGCCGCGGCATGGCGCAGTGCGTGAACCTGCCGGGCGCCTTCGAGTGCCGCTGCCCGCCCGGGTACCGCCTCACGCCCTCTCTGGACGAGTGCGAGGACGTGGACGAGTGTGGCGACCAGCGCATTTGCGACCACGGGGACTGCAGGAACACTATCGGCTCTTACAG ATGCGAATGTAAGCCCGGGTACACTCTCCGGGAGAACGTGTGTCGCGACGTGGACGAGTGCTCGCGGCCGCGGCCCGTCTGCAGGAACGGCACGTGCGAGAACCTGCCGGGCGCGTACCTGTGCCACTGCGACGACGGCTTTAAGGCGGGACCCAACAACGACTGTGTCG ATGTGAACGAGTGTCGTGAAGGCGGCATGGTCTGCCGCAACGGTCGCTGCCGGAACACGGTGGGCTCGTTCCGCTGCGAGTGTGCGCCCGGGTACACGCTCACGGCCGACGGACGCAACTGCCGCGATGTAGACGAGTGCGACGAACTGCCGCACCCCTGCGGGAGGGACGGGAATCCCTCTTGCACTAACACTAATGGAGG ATACGAATGTTCATGTGGCGCGGGCTGGAAGTTAGTAGGGCGGCGATGTGTGGACCGCGACGAATGTAAGGAGCTGCCCTACGTGTGCGCCGGAGGAGAGTGCCGAAACTTTAATGGAGG ATACGTTTGCGAGTGTCCGGCGGGCTGGCGGTTCGACAAGACGGCGGCCGTGTGCGTGGACGAGCGCAAGGAGCTCTGCTACGACGAGTGGGAGGCCGGCCGCTGCCACCGCGCGCGCCCCCTGCAGCTCGCGAGGCCGGAGTGCTGCTGCTCTGAGG GTGCCGCTTGGGGCCGTTACTGTGAGCGTTGTCCGGCGCCGGACTCCGCTGAGTTCATGAGGATCTGTCAAGGTGGAATGGGAAGACCCAATCTTACACAG GATCTAGACGAGTGTCGCGTCCGCCCCGACGTGTGCGTGGGCGGGCGGTGCGTCAATACGGACGGGTCGTTCCGCTGCGAGTGCCCGGACGGCTACGTGCTCGCCCCGGACGGGCTGTCCTGCGTGGACGCGGACGAGTGCGCCCTGGACCCCAGGATCTGCGGCAACGGGACCTGCTCCAACACGCGCGGAGGCTACGAGTGTCAGTGCAGCCCTGGCTTTACGCAGGGGCCGGATCAG ACGTGCGTGGACGTGGACGAGTGCGCGGAGGGGCGCGCGTCGTGCACGTTCCGGTGCCACAACACGGCCGGCTCGTTCCGCTGCACGTGCCCGTACGGGTACGCCGTGGCGGCGGACGGCGTGCACTGCCGCGACATCGACGAGTGCGTGCAGGAGCCGCGCGTGTGTCCGCACGCCTGCGAGAACGTCGTAGGCTCCTACATCTGCAAGTGTCCGGAAG GATATCGTCGTACCTCGGCCCCGCAGGACTCTGAGAATGCCTGCGAGGATATCAACGAGTGCGAAGAACAAGAAGACCTATGTTCGGGAGGAGTCTGCATCAATACAGACGGGAGCTTCCTCTGTGACTGCGACGCCGGGTTCGAACCCAGCGAAGATGGAACCGACTGTATTG ACCGTCGCACGGGCACGTGCTACCGCTCGCTGGTGTCGGGGCGCTGCGAGCCGGAACCCTGGCCGCGCGCCGCCCCCGCCACGtccgccgcgcccgccgcctcCCCCGGCCCCCCCGCGCCCGGACACGTCACCAA GGCTCAGTGCTGCTGTACCTTGGGAGCGGCGTGGGGATCAGAATGCGAACTGTGTCCTGCACCCGGCTCCCCGGCGAGACTCGATCTGTGTACCGCGGTGAACTTGACCCCCGGGGGACAAGGAGGCCACGGAGGAGGCGGGGGCTCCGGAGGGTCGCATGGGGGCTCGGGCGGGTCGTTAGATGTGTTCGCTGATGTTGACGAGTGTGCCGCAATCCCAGGGCTGTGTGCACCCGGACGGTGTGTCAACACTATTGGAAG TTTCCGTTGCGTGTGCGGGCCCGGGTACCGTCCGGCGGGCGAGGTGTGCGCGGACGTGGACGAGTGCGCGGTCCGGCCGCCGCCGTGCGACCAGCTGTGCCACAACACGGACGGCTCGTACGACTGTCTCTGTCGCACCGGCTACGAGCTGGACGAGGACGGCGCCAACTGCCGCGACGTGGACGAGTGCGAGCGAGACACACATACCTGCCAGCAGATCTGCTCCAACACCGAGGGCTCCTATGAGTGCTCGTGCGAGGACGGGTATGAGAAGAGGGGTGATGCTTGTGTCG ATATAAACGAGTGTCACGAGGAGGGCGTGTGTCCGTCCCCGGGGCGGTGCGTGAACCTGCTGGGCTCGTTCCGCTGCGTGTGTCCGCGCGGCTACCGGCTGGACGCGGAGGGCGCGCGGTGCGTGGACCGCGACGAGTGCGCGCAGACGGGCCGCTGCCAGGCGCCCTGCCGGAACTACGCCGGCGGCTACCGCTGCGACTGTCCCGTCG GCACGGTGCGGTCGCCGAGCGGGGCCTGCGTGCCGGCGGACCCGTGTTCGAACGCGGAGTGTGGCGCGTCCCCTTGCTTCCCGGTGGGAGGGGTCTACCGCTGCGGCTGTCCCCCGGGGTACGGCTGGGATGCCTCTCATGCTGTCTGCCTACAG CTGGGCGGCGGCTGCGCCACAGCGAACTGTCTGTTCGGGTGCCGGTCGCTCGGGTCCTCGTTCGAGTGCGGCTGTCCGGGCGGGTACGCGCTGGTGGCCGGCCACTGTCTGGCGGGCGCGGACGGCTCGCTGTCCCCGGACGACATCGGGGACGCGCCCGTGTTCCCGCTGCACGACCAGTACAAGCTGGGCGGCCAGCAGGACCTCATCTCCACCGAAGGCTGCTTCAGTTGTAAG GTGAACGGCCGACACCGGAGAACACCGGACGAAGCCGTCATCTACGCGAACGGAACGACGCTCATGAGGAAACGGAAACGGCGCAGTCGAA GTCGCAGGTCAGTCTTGGAACCGGAAGCGGAGCTGGTGGTGGTCCGGTCGCGGCCGGAGCGCACGTGGGCCCGCGCCCCCCTGCTGCGCCTCAcccccgccgcgccccgcccccgcccccactACCGCATCGCGTACGGCGACCCGGACCGCCTGTTCACGCTGTCCAAGCGGGACGGCGCCTGGGCGCTGCGGCTCCGCAAGCAGCTGCCCCGGGACGCCGAGCTGCGCGCGCAGCTGGAGATCGAGGCCCGCTTCGTGTCCCCTCGCCGCATGAGGCGTGACGTCACGTCCTCGCAGCCGCCGGTCAGACTGTACGTGTCCGTTGACATTTCACCAGACCACAAGCACTGA